Proteins encoded together in one Telopea speciosissima isolate NSW1024214 ecotype Mountain lineage chromosome 4, Tspe_v1, whole genome shotgun sequence window:
- the LOC122657566 gene encoding NEP1-interacting protein 1-like, whose translation MEFYAYPSPSPVPSPADSSFSSFGIWVERVRGVCRSAASAILRNLLSAIFTFFFALVGSLLGAMTGALIGQETESGFFRGAAVGAISGAVFSIEVFESSLHLWHSDDSGLGCLLYLIDVIASLLSGRLVRERIGPAMLSAVQSQMGAGETSFEEVTSIFETGGTKGLSGDSVEKIPKIKITNMNNVDASGERVSCSVCLQDFQLGEMVRSLPYCHHMFHLPCIDEWLIRHGSCPLCRRDM comes from the exons ATGGAGTTTTACGCTTACCCTTCTCCTTCCCCTGTCCCTTCTCCTGCtgattcttctttttcatcATTTGGGATCTGGGTTGAAAGAGTGAGAGGGGTTTGCCGTTCTGCGGCTTCTGCGATTCTTCGCAACCTCCTGTCTGCAATTTTCACCTTCTTTTTCGCATTGG TGGGTTCCCTTTTAGGAGCAATGACTGGAGCTTTGATAGGCCAAGAAACTGAGAGTGGATTCTTCCGTGGAGCTGCAGTTGGTGCCATCTCTGGAGCTGTTTTCTCGATTGAAGTCTTTGAATCTTCTCTTCATCTTTGGCATTCTGACGATTCAGGACTTGGGTGTCTCCTCTACTTG ATTGATGTTATTGCTAGCCTTCTGAGTGGAAGGCTTGTTCGGGAGCGGATTGGTCCAGCAATGTTAAGTGCAGTTCAGAGTCAG ATGGGTGCTGGTGAAACTAGCTTTGAAGAGGTCACAAGCATCTTCGAGACAGGTGGAACCAAAGGGTTGTCAGGAGATTCAgttgagaaaatcccaaagaTCAAAATCACAAACATGAACAATGTGGATGCATCTGGGGAGAGGGTCTCCTGTTCAGTATGCCTTCAG GATTTTCAGCTTGGAGAGATGGTTCGAAGTTTGCCTTACTGTCACCACATGTTTCATCTACCCTGCATCGATGAGTGGCTCATCAGACATGGTTCCTGCCCATTATGCAGAAGGGATATGTAA
- the LOC122658334 gene encoding nicotinamidase 2-like, with protein sequence MLGEWWNNDLIMDGAPKIELMPEVNHKSDDKVLEKNTYSAFIGTGLEEYLVDREIKEVIITGVMTNLCCETTVREAFVRGFRVFFLMDAMATWARELHVATLKNMAYGFAYLVDCKRLKEGFSKK encoded by the coding sequence ATGCTTGGAGAATGGTGGAACAACGATTTGATCATGGACGGAGCACCCAAGATAGAGCTGATGCCGGAGGTCAATCATAAAAGTGACGATAAAGTTCTTGAAAAGAACACTTACAGTGCCTTCATAGGAACTGGATTGGAGGAGTATTTGGTGGATAGAGAGATAAAAGAGGTTATAATTACAGGAGTTATGACGAATTTGTGCTGTGAAACGACGGTGAGGGAGGCGTTTGTgagagggtttagggttttctttttgATGGATGCGATGGCAACTTGGGCAAGGGAGTTGCATGTGGCTACGCTTAAGAATATGGCTTATGGGTTTGCTTATTTGGTTGATTGTAAGAGGCTTAAGGAgggtttctctaaaaagtga